The following proteins are encoded in a genomic region of Cygnus olor isolate bCygOlo1 chromosome 23, bCygOlo1.pri.v2, whole genome shotgun sequence:
- the PTP4A2 gene encoding protein tyrosine phosphatase type IVA 2 isoform X1: MNRPAPVEITYENMRFLITHNPTNATLSKFIEELKKYGVTTLVRVCDATYDQAPIEKEGIQVLDWPFDDGAPPPNQIVDDWLNLLKTKFREEPGCCVAVHCVAGLGRAPVLVALALIECGMKYEDAVQFIRQKRRGAFNSKQLLYLEKYRPKMRLRFRDANGHCCVQ, from the exons ATGAACCGTCCAGCCCCCGTGGAAATTACCTACGAGAACATGCGTTTCCTGATCACTCACAACCCAACCAACGCAACCCTCAGCAAGTTCATCGAG gAGCTGAAGAAGTACGGAGTGACAACCTTGGTGCGAGTTTGTGATGCCACTTACGATCAAGCTCCTATCGAAAAAGAAGGAATCCAGGTTCTA gaCTGGCCGTTTGATGATGGAGCACCACCCCCGAATCAGATAGTTGACGACTGGCTAAACCTGTTGAAAACCAAATTCCGTGAAGAGCCTGGATGCTGTGTCGCTGTTCACTGTGTTGCAGGGTTGGGAAG GGCTCCTGTCCTGGTTGCACTTGCTCTCATTGAATGTGGAATGAAGTACGAAGATGCAGTTCAGTTTATAAGGCA gaaaagGAGGGGAGCTTTCAATTCCAAACAGCTGCTTTACCTTGAGAAATACCGACCTAAGATGCGATTACGCTTCAGAGATGCCAACGGTCACTGCTGTGTTCAATAG
- the PTP4A2 gene encoding protein tyrosine phosphatase type IVA 2 isoform X2 — translation MVVCVLFLPASKCQHWLQQPVPGFYLKRKRSCMESISSYSNFALTYAFFSTLAFPQGGIIRGCFTFIPVTCSPYPNAGHKRSFHSWPLLLCRAVTWELCRSYLWRGVKSLLLQLMRKFLNFSSCRCAHMFSFFLKELKKYGVTTLVRVCDATYDQAPIEKEGIQVLDWPFDDGAPPPNQIVDDWLNLLKTKFREEPGCCVAVHCVAGLGRAPVLVALALIECGMKYEDAVQFIRQKRRGAFNSKQLLYLEKYRPKMRLRFRDANGHCCVQ, via the exons ATGGTGGTGTGTGTTCTGTTCCTCCCTGCCTCAAAATGTCAACACTGGCTGCAGCAACCAGTTCCAGGCTtctatttaaagagaaaaagaagctgcaTGGAGAGTATAAGCAGCTATTCTAATTTTGCTCttacatatgcatttttttccaccctgGCGTTTCCCCAGGGAGGAATAATTCGGGGGTGTTTCACGTTTATTCCTGTCACTTGTAGCCCTTATCCTAACGCAGGTCATAAACGCTCCTTTCACAGCTGGCCCTTGCTCCTTTGTCGTGCAGTCACCTGGGAGCTGTGCAGGTCGTACCTCTGGCGTGGTGTGAAGTCTTTACTTTTGCAGCTGATGAGAAAGTTCTTGAATTTCTCCTCCTGCCGGTGTGCTcacatgttttctttcttcttaaaggAGCTGAAGAAGTACGGAGTGACAACCTTGGTGCGAGTTTGTGATGCCACTTACGATCAAGCTCCTATCGAAAAAGAAGGAATCCAGGTTCTA gaCTGGCCGTTTGATGATGGAGCACCACCCCCGAATCAGATAGTTGACGACTGGCTAAACCTGTTGAAAACCAAATTCCGTGAAGAGCCTGGATGCTGTGTCGCTGTTCACTGTGTTGCAGGGTTGGGAAG GGCTCCTGTCCTGGTTGCACTTGCTCTCATTGAATGTGGAATGAAGTACGAAGATGCAGTTCAGTTTATAAGGCA gaaaagGAGGGGAGCTTTCAATTCCAAACAGCTGCTTTACCTTGAGAAATACCGACCTAAGATGCGATTACGCTTCAGAGATGCCAACGGTCACTGCTGTGTTCAATAG